GGCGGGCGAGGGGGTGGTCGCGCTGGGCTACGGGCGCATCGAGCTGCTGTCTCTCGATGCCTTGCAGGCGCTGGTGAGTACCGGGTAGCGCCTCAGCGCAGCACGCGACCGTCGGCCGAGATGCTGATCAGGTCGATGTTGCGCGAGGCATCGCGCAGGCCCGGGCGCAGGTTGACGCGGAAGCCGCCCACGTCGTAGTCGGTCATCGCCGTCATCACGCGCTGCAGGCTCGCGGTCGTGAAGCCGCGGCCGGCGCGGCGCACCGCCTCGCCCACCACCTTGGCCGCGATGAAGCCTTCGAGGCCTTCGTACGAGGGCGTCTGGTCGGAGTTGTCGACCGCGGCGCGGTACTCCTTGACGATCGGAATGGCCGAGGGGCGCGGCGACGGCACCACCTGCGAGATCACGATGCCGCCGATGTCCTTGCCCAGCTCGGCATAGAGCGGATCGATGCCCACAATCGAGAAGGCCATGAAGCTGCCGCTGTAGCCGCTCTTGCGCAGCTTGCGGATCGCGTTGGCCGTGGTGCCCGAGAGCGACACCAGCACGATGGCCTGCGGCGCCTGCTGCTGCACCGTCTTCAGCGCCGTGTCGAGCTTGTCGCCGCCCGCTGGAACCATGGCCGTGGCCACCAGCGCCGGCAGCTTCAGCTCCTTGATGGCCTGCTGCACGGCGGCCAGGCCGGCGCGGCCCATGGCGTCGTCGTCGGCCACCAGCGCGATGCGCGTCTGCCCCACGGTCGCGCACTGGCGCACGATCTTCAGCGCCTCGTCGATCATGCCGGGACGCACGTGGAACACATGGGGATGGCTCGCCTCGCGCAGTGCGTCGGCGGCGGCAAAGGGTGCGAACAACAGGCTGCCCTGCTGCGCGGCCACGTTCGCTCCAGCATCGCTGCTGGCGGTGCCCACGAAGCCGAACAGCATGTCGGCCTTGTCGGTGCCCAGCAGGGTGCGGGCGTTGGCTGCGGCCCGCGCCGCGTCGTAGCCGTCGTCGAGCTGCAGCAGCTTGAGCTGCAGGCCGCTGGCGGCATTGCGCTCGTTGAAGTCGCCCACCGCGAGCCGGCTGCCGGCTGCGAACGCCAGGCCGATCTCGCTGGCCGCGCCCGTCAGCGGCACCGACTGGCCCAGCAGGACCACGCGGGCGCCCGCCGCACGGTTCGATTGCGAAAGCGCCGGAAGATGAACACCGCCGCCCAGCAGCAGCGCCCCGCACGCCTTGCCCAGCCATTCCCTGCGAGAACTGTCCATGGCTCACCTTTTTTAACAGTAGTAAAAAAGTGTAGCAAGTTCGGTGCCCATGGGGAAGGCGGCGGCACGGAGGCCGCGCCGCCGGCCTGCTGGAGGAGCGGCCTCAGGCGCGCCGGAACACCAGGTCCCAGACCCCGTGGCCCAGCTTGATGCCGCGGTTCTCGAACTTGGTGAGCGGCCGGTATTCGGGCTTGGGTGCATAGCCTTCGGCCGTGTTGCGCACCAGCGGTTCGGCGGACAGCACCTCGAGCATCTGCTCGGCGTAGGGCTGCCAGTCGGTTGCGCAGTGGATGTAGCCACCCGGGCGCAGGTGCCCGGCGAGTTTTTTCACGAACTCGGGCTGGATCAGGCGGCGCTTGTTGTGGCGCTTCTTGTGCCACGGATCGGGGAAGAACACATGCACGCCCGCAAGCGTGCCGGGCAGCAGCATGTGGTCGAGCACGTCGACCGCATCGTGCGCGCAGATGCGGATGTTGGTGATCGACTGCTCGCCGATGCGCTTGAGCAGCGCGCCCACGCCGGGCTCGTGCACTTCGCAGCAGAGAAAGTTGGTCTCGGGCAGCACCGTGGCGATGTGCGCGGTGGCCTCGCCCATGCCAAAGCCGATCTCGAGCACGGTGGGCGCGGCGCGGCCGCCGAAAGCGGCGGTCAAGTCGAGCGGCTCGGGCTTGTAGGGGATGAGGAACAGCGGGCCCAGTTCGGCAAAGGCGCGGGCCTGGCCGTCGGTGGTGCGGCCGGCGCGCTTCACGAAGCTCTTGAGGCGGCGGTGCAGCGGATGCGGTTTGTCGGCGGCCGCGTCGTCGTTGTCGTCGTCGCTGGGCGGAAGGTCGTGGGGCACGGTGTCGGGAAAGGTCATTGCGGCCGCGAATTGTAGAGATCGCGCCATTCGGGCACCCAGCCGGCCAATGCGGCCGCGCAGGAAGCGGCCGTGGCGGCACGCAATCCGAGAACGCACGCGGCCGCGTCGAGCGCGACCAGGGCGGCTTCGGGCGTGGCAGTGTCGATGGCGGTGGCGCCGTTCTGCTTGGAGAGCTTGTCGCCGTCGGCGCCGCGCACCAGCGGCGTGTGCAGGTAGCTGGGCGTCGGCAGGCCGAGCGCGCGCTGCAGCAGGATCTGGCGCGCGGTGTTGTCGGCGAGGTCTTCGCCGCGCACCACGTCGGTCACGCCCTGTTCCGCGTCGTCGACCACCACCGCGAGCTGATAGGCCCACGGGCCGTCGGCGCGGCGCAGCACGAAGTCGCCGACCTCGCGGCCGACGTCCTGGCATTGGCGGCCGAGGCGGCGGTCGGTCCAGCAGAGTTCGCCGCGTGCCAATGCCGGCTGGGTGGCTTCGAACTTCTCGGCGGCGAAGCGCCAGGCGCGTGCGGGCTTGCCATGGAGTCCGTCGCGGCAGGTGCCCGGATAGACCCGCTCGCCATGGCGCGTGTGCGGACGGCCGAGCCGTGCCAGCGCCTCGTCGATGTCCTTGCGCGAACAGCCGCAGGGGTAGGCCAGGCCGAGGGCCTGCAGCTTTGCCAGCGCCGCTTCGTAGCGCGCAGTGCGCTGCGTCTGCCACACCGGCGCTTCGTCGGGCAGCAGCCCGCAATCGGTCAGCTGCCGGAGGATGTGCTCGCCCATGCCGGGCAGGCAGCGCTCGGTGTCGGCGTCCTCGATGCGGATCAGCCAGCGTGCCTTGGGGCCGCGCGCGCGCACGTCGAGCCAGCTTGCGAGCGCGGCCACCAGCGAGCCAGCATGCAGCGGGCCGGTGGGCGAGGGCGCGAAACGGCCGGTCGCACGCATGCGCGGATCAGATCACTGCGAGCGCCAGCGAAAGGCCCGAGAGAAACGCGTCTTCGACCCGATGGCCGGTGCACCAGTCGCCGGCCACGCCAATGCGCGCCTTGGCGTCCCACAGGTGGCTTTTGCCGACCGGAACCTGGGTCTGGGCTTCGTTCCAGCAGCGCGCCTGGGCGTGCGTGGGCGCGGCATGGATGCCGGTGATCTCGGCAAAGGCGCGCAGCAGCTTGGCTTCGACGCGCGGGGCGTCGTCGCGCAGGTGCTCCTGCGACCAGGCGGCGCTGGCCTGCAGCGTCCAGCGCTCGACGCGTTCGCGGCCGGGCTTGGACGACTCGCGCGCGAGCCATGCCACGCGGTGGTGGGTGCTGCGCGCCGCATTCCATTGCGGGCCCAGATGCGACATGTTGGCCTGGTTGGCCTGCGGGAAGGCGATCATCAGCGTCCAGCAGGGCGCGATGCGCACCGGCTCGATCTTCTGGCTGATGGACGCGGAAAGCTTGCCGTCGCCCAGCAGCACGCGCGTGCGCGAGGGCGGCACGGCCAGCAGCACGGCGTCGAAGCCCGAGTACACGTGCTGCGAATCGTCTTCGCCCGCAGTGCGCAACTGCCAGCGCTTGGGGTCGAGCGCGTCGGCCTCGATCTGCGTGACTTGCGTGTCGAACACGAGGCTGTCGCCCAGCGGCGCGGCCCAGTGCGCCACCAGGGCATCCATGCCGGGTTGCGCCACCCAGTGCGATTCGCGCCCGGGCAATGCGGCCTCGGCCACGCGGCCATGCGCATCGAGCACGCGCACGAGGTTGGCGCTCCAGGGGCGGCAGAGGTTGGGCGTGGCTTCCAGTGCCAGCGCAAAGCGCGGATCGCGCACGGTGAAGTACTGCGCGCCGCTGTCGAAGCGGCCGAAGGCAGTGTCGACGCTTGCCATGCGCCCGCCGGGTGCGGCATCGCGTTCGAACACCGTGACCTTGTGGCCGGCCTGCACCAGCGTGCGCGCGCAGGCCACGCCGGCAATGCCGGCGCCGACGACGGCGTAGTGGCGTGGAGCGGCGGGGGTTGTTCGGTGGCGTACGGCGGGCTTGGCGGTTGCGCGAGTGGTCATGGCGGATTCTTTTCTTTTCGAGGGAGATGCGGATGGATGTGTCCGGACTCTACAACGGTCCGCCGGCCTGCTCCCCGCGCACCTTGCTGCGAATGGATTCCGAGCCGGAAGCTTGTTGCGCCTGTCACCTCGGGCCGGTCATGCGCCGCATGAGCAGGTTCTTCAAGTCACGCCGCGTGTCGCAGACCACGTGGATGTAGATCGTGTCCTCGCGCACCTCGTAGATGATGCGGTTCAAGCCCGAGATGACCTGCCGGTATTGGCCGATGTCCAGGCTTTCGAGCTCGCCCGGAATCCTGCCTGCATGCGGGTGGGCCGCAATGATCGCGATCGAGTCCTTGATTTTTCCGTAGCTGGCCGCCCATGTGCCGGTGCCGAAGTTCTTCACGATGTAGCGCCGCAAGTCCATCAGATCGGCCTCGGCAGACCGCAGGAACACGACCTTCACTGTGCGTCTTCGTCGTCCAGCCTGGCAAGGACTTCCGCCGCGGCGCGGAACTGGCCTTGCTCGATCTCGCGATGGCCGAGGGAAAGGATCTTCAGCAGGGCCAGTGTCTCCTCCTGCTCTTCATAAGAGCGGACATCCATGACCACGAGCTTGGCTTCGCCGTTTTGCGTGATCACCATCGGCTCACGGTTTTCGGAGATCGTTTTGACAATGTCGGCGGCGTGGCTCTTGAGATAACTGATGGGTTTGACTTGGGTGGAGAACTTCATGGGCCACTTCCTGAATTTTTTGAACTGATCGGGTCGGACTGATTTTGGACTGAATTTGGTTCGGATGGCAACCCTGGGGGATATGACGCCTCACCGCCCCCGATGCCGCTCCAGCAGCGCCCGCCGCGTGCCCTCGTGCTCGAACTGCGCGAGCCACCATTCGAGTGCGCGGCCCGGTCCGCCTGCGCTGCGCACGCGCCATGCGCAGTGCATGGTGCCGAGCGGCGCCTGGCGCTCGGTTCTGAGCTCGACGAGGTGGCCCGCCTCGATGTAGGGCCGCGCCATCGGCTCGGGCAGGAAACCGCCGCCCAGCCCATGCAGCTGTGCCGCGATCTTGGCCTGCATGCTCGGCACCGTGAGCACGTCCTGTCCGCCGATGAGGTTCACGGTCATGCTCGGCCCGCTGCGCACCGAGTCGGCCGCGGCCACCGCACGGTGCTGGCGCAGCACGTCGTCGCTCAGCGGCTCGCGCAGGCGCGCGAGCGGATGGTGCGGCGCCACCGCATAGACGAAGCGCAGCTCGCCGATCGGCCGGCTGCGGATGCCGGTGGCCGTGAAGGCCAGGCTCGCGGCATCGAGCACCGCGCCGATGGCCAGGTCGGCCTCGCCGCTGGTCAGTGCCTCGATGGTGCCGAGCAGCGTTTCGTCGCGCAGCTTGAGCCGCGTGGGCGGATCGAGCGCGAAGAAGGCGGTGGCCAGGTCGAGCAGCGGATCGCGCGCGATCACGCTGTCGACCGCAATGGTCAACATCGGCTCCCAGCCGGTGGCCACGCGCTTGACGCGGTTGGCCACCGCATCGATCTCGCTCAGAAGCCGCGCCGCCTCGCGCAGCAGCTCGGCGCCGGCCTCGGTGATGCGGGCCTGGCGCGCGCTGCGGTCGAACAGCAGCACGTCGAGCGCGTCCTCGATCTGGCGCACGCGGTAGCTGAGCGCGCTGGGCACCAGGTTGAGCGCGCGCGCCGCGCCGGCAAAGCTGCCGGTGCTGGCCACGGTCTGCAGCATGGCGAGGGCCTCGGGGGTCAATACGTCTCTGGCGCTGGGCATGGCGGCTCCCACTGGATCGTTCGATCGATCAAAAAATTTGAATGATGCCATCAAAACCAGGCGCTTTTGCAGTGGGGGTGCGGACCTAAAGTTCTTCACATCCGCTGCGCATCCGGCGCGGCATACGAAGAAGGCCCGAGCATCCCCTCGGGGAAGGGCCGAAGGAGTCTGACGATGTTGCAAGTCCGTAAATCACAGGAACGCGGTTATGCCGACCATGGCTGGCTGCGCTCGTTCCACAGCTTTTCCTTTGCCGGCTACTACGATCCGGCCTACATGGGTTTCGGCAACCTGCGAGTGATCAACGAAGACCGCGTGGCCGCGGGCGCCGGCTTCGGCACCCATGGCCACAAGGACATGGAGATCATCAGCTACGTGCTCTCGGGCGAACTGGCGCACAAGGACAGCATGGGCAACGTGGAGTCCATTCCACCGGGCGACGTGCAGCGCATGAGCGCGGGCCGCGGCGTGATGCACAGCGAGTTCAACCACAAGGCCGACGAGACCACGCACTTCCTGCAGATCTGGATCGAGCCGAACGTGCGCGGCATTGCGCCCGGCTACGAGCAAAAGCAGTTCAGCGACGCCGAGAAGCGCGGCAAGCTGCGCCTGGTGGCCTCGCCCGACGGTGCCGACGGTTCGGTGACGGTGCATGCCGATGCGCGCCTGTTCGCAGGCCTGCTCGATGGCGACGAAACCGCCAGCCTGGCGCTCGATCCCAAGCGCAAGAGCTACGTGCACCTGGTGCGCGGCGAACTCGAAGTGAATGGCCAGAAGCTCGCGGGCGGCGACGCCGCGATGCTCGAAGGCGAATCGCAGCTCACGCTCGGCGCCGGCAAGGATGCCGAAGTGCTGGTGTTCGACCTGGCCGCCTGATCGACCATGCCGGGCGCATGCCGCCCGGCTTTCCTTTTCTCTTGTCCCTTTCCCTTTCAACAATCGAGGAGTTTTCAACCATGGCAACCGCAACCCTGAGCACCACCACCGACACCTCCAACGCAGCCCAGGACACGCTGGCCCTCGTCGGCCGCATCCTGATCGCGTACCTGTTCATTCCCGCAGGCATCGGAAAGCTCATGGGCTTTTCGGGCACCGTGGGCTACATCAACTCGGTGGGCCTGCCGCTGCCGGAAGTGGGCGCCGCGATCGCCGTCCTGGTCGAACTCGTCCTTGGCATTGCGCTGCTGGTGGGCTTCAAGACCCGCTGGACCGCCATCCTCATGGCAGTCTTCACTGTGGCCACCGCGCTGTTCTTCCACAAGTACTGGTCGGCGCCCGATGCAATGAAAATGATGCAGCAGATCAACTTCAACAAGAACATCGCGATTGCCGGCGGCCTGCTCGCCTTTGCTGCCTTCGGCCCCGGCCGCTTCAGCATCGATAAGAAATAGGCTTTCCCCCAGGCTGCGCGCACTTCGTGTCGCTTCGCCCACCCCCTCGCCGGGGGCAACACCAGAGGCCCGGCAAAGCCGGTTCCTCGGTGTTTCACGAAAAAATACCTCGGCACCACCGATCATTGCTTCTACTCAGGAGAATCATCCAATGGCAGACATCGTTGTCGTCTTTCATTCCGGCTACGGCCACACCCAGCGCGTGGCGCAAGCCGTGGCCGATGGTGCGGGTGCGCGGCTGCTCGCCATCGACGCCGATGGCAACCTGCCCGAAGGCGGCTGGGAGACGCTGGCCGCGGCCGACGCGATCATCTTCGGCTCGCCGACCTACATGGGCGGCGTGAGCTGGCAGTTCAAGAAGTTCGCCGATGCGTCGTCGAAGGTCTGGTACACGCAGGGCTGGAAGGACAAGCTCTTCGCGGGCTTCACCAACAGCGCCACCATGAACGGCGACAAGGTCACGGCCATGACCTACCTGTGGACGCTTGCGATGCAGCACAGCGGCATCTGGGTCAGCATGGGCATCCTGCCGACCAACAACAAGGCCGCCACGCGCGATTCGTTGAACTACGTGGGCGGCTACGGCGGCCTGCTGACGCAGTCGCCTTCGGATGCGAGCCCGGCCGAGATGTTCAAGGGCGACTTCGACACGGCGCGCGCTTTCGGCGAGCGCGTTGCCGCAGTGGCAAGATTGCGGGGCTAGAACCGCCACTCACGGAGCACACGATGACCGACACCACCGCCCACACCCAACTGCTTCAACCGCACGACAAGGACCTGGGCGGCGGCTTCAAGGTGCGGCGCCTGCTGCCTGCGGCGCAGCGCCGTTCGGTCGGGCCTTTCGTGTTCTTCGACCACTTCGGTCCGGCCACCGAGCAGCCTGGCACGGAGCACGACGTGCGGCCGCATCCGCACATCGGCCTCTCTACGGTCACCTATCTTTTCGAGGGCGCGATGATGCATCGCGACAGCCTCGGCAGCGTGCAGGAGATCCTGCCCGGCGCCATCAACTGGATGACCGCGGGGCGCGGCATCGTGCACTCCGAGCGCAAGCCCGAGCGCCTCAAGGCCGACACTTACGTGAACCACGGCCTGCAGCTCTGGGCCGCCTTGCCGCAGGCGCACGAAGAAACCCAGCCGAGCTTCGAGCACACGCCGGCCAGTGCCATTCCCGAGGTGGTGGAGCAGGGCGTGGCGGTGCGCGTGCTGGTGGGCGAGGCCTTTGGCGTGCGCTCGCCGGTGAAGACACTGTCGCAGACGATCTACCTCGACATCGCATTGCCCGCGGGCGGCCGCTTCGAGTTGCCCGCGCTGGCGCCCGAGCTGGCCGTCTATGTCGTCGATGCGGATGCGCGCGTCAATGGTGAAACGATCCCCGCGCACACGATGGCTGTGCTGCCCGACGGCCAGGGCGCGGTGCTGGCTTCCGACACTGCCGCGCGCCTGATGGTGATCGGCGGAGAGACGCTCGACGGCCCGCGCTACATCACCTGGAATTTCGTTTCGAGCCGGCGCGAACGGATCCTCGAAGCGGGCTCCGACTGGGCCGCGCAACGCATGGGGCATGTGTCTGGCGAGACCGAATTCATTCCTCTGCCCGGCAAGCCCTTTGGCGTGCGCGAGCCTGACGTCGGAACGACGCCTGTCTGATCTGTTCGTGTACCGGGTAGGTTTGTTCAGGGCGCGTGCACAGGCCACCGGGTACTCCCCTCCGCGAATGTCCCCCGCCTTCGGCTCCTCCTTTATTTCGCTGCGGGGAGCACCCGATGCCCTGTGCACCTGGGCACGCTATCGGTGTACCGCTGATCAACAACTGCTCCGAATAACGATCACGCCGATGGGGTGCCTTGCGCAGCGAAATCAAGGGGGAGGCCGCAGGCCGGAGGACATTCGCGGAGCAAGGTACCCCGTCGGCGTGATCGTGCCCTGAACATTTATGCCGAGTAGCTCACGCCAACCAGCAGCAGCGCGCACAGGCCAGTGAAGGTGCCGCTGATCGGCCTGGAGCATCGGCGGCCGCCGGCTATTTCTTCAGCCCGCTGCTCAGCTCGATGTCTTCCGACGCGCGCGCACTGGCGTCGGCTGCGCGCGCGCTCAGGTCGGGCGCCAGGGCGCGCCGGCCGTCGAACACGAAGCAGTCGCCGTGGTAGTGCGCGCCGCCGACCTGCTCGAAGTATTTGAGGATGCCGCCCTCGAGCTGCAGCACGTTCTCGATGCCTTCTTCGCGCATCAGGATCGCGGCTTTCTCGCAGCGGATGCCGCCGGTGCAGAAGCTCACCACGGTCTTGCCCACGAAATCGGCGCGGTGCTCTTTCAGCGCGGGCGGGAACTCGGTGAACTTGGTGATGCGCCAGTCGATCGCGCCGTCGAAGCTGCCTTCGTCGACCTCGAAGTCGTTGCGCGTGTCGAGCAGCGCGATTTCCCGGCCCTCGTCGTCATGGCCCTGGTCGAGCCAGCGCTTGAGCGTGGGCGCATCCACGCCGGGCGCCCGGCCTGCCGCCGGCTGGATGGCCGGGTGGTCCATGCGGATGATCTCGCGCTTCTGCTTCACCAGCATGCGGCGGAAGGGCTGCGCGGCGGACCAGCTTTCCTTGGTTTCGAGGTCGGCGAAGCGGGCATCGGCGCGCAGATGGGCCACGAAGCTGCGGATGGCGTCGGGTACGCCCGCCAGGAACAGGTTGATGCCCTCGGGCGCCAGCAGGATCGTGCCCATGAGGCCCAGGGCTTGGGCGCGCTCGCGCAGCTCTTCGCGCAGCACGGGGCTGTCGTCTATGGCCACGAATTTATAGGCCGCGATATTCAAAATCTCTTGCACGGGGCGCAATTGTAGGGATCGCCACCCCACATCGTGGAGTGCGGCTTTCTACAATGGAAGGATGTTTGTTCACCTGCGCCTGCACACCGAGTTTTCCGTCGTCGACGGCACCAACCGCATCGACGAAGTCGTCAAGGCCGCCGCTGCCGACAAGCAGCCCGCACTGGCCATCACCGACCTGAACAACCTGTTCGGGGCGGTCAAGTTCTACAAGCAGGCGCGAAGCAAGGGCGTCAAGCCCGTCATCGGCGCCGAAATCTTCATCGAGGGGCTGGGCAAGGAGCCCGGCGTGCTCACGCGCATCGGGCTGCTGGTGCAGAACATGGAGGGCTACCTCCATCTGTCCGAACTGCTGGCACGCGCCTGGACGCAGAACGTGGGCCGGGGCCAGTCGCAGGCAGCCTGCAAGCTCGAATGGCTCGAAGAGCTGCAGGGCGGGCTGATCGCGCTTTCGGGCGCGCAGGCGGGACCATTGGGCGTGCCGCTGCTGCAAGGGCAGGAAGAACGCGCCGCCGAACTGGCGCTGAAACTGGCGGGCATGTTCCCGCACCGCTTCTACATCGAGCTGCAGCGCGCGGGCCGCCCCGAGGACGAGCCGCATGTGATTGCCGCCGTGAAGCTTGCAGCCCGGCTGCGCCTGCCCGTGGTCGCGACGCACCCGGTGCAGTTTGCCGAGCGCCAGGACTACGAGGCGCACGAGGCGCGCGTCTGCATCTCGGAAGGCGAAATCCTCGGCAACCCGCGCCGCATACGCAAGTTCACCGAAGAGCAGTACTTCAAGTCGAGCGCCCAGATGCAGGCGCTCTTTGCCGATGTGCCGAGCGCGCTGGCCAACACGGTCGAGATCGCCAAGCGCTGCAACCTCACGCTGGTGCTCGGCAAGCCGCAGCTGCCCGACTTTCCGACGCCCTTCGTCAGCGAAGGCGTGCGCATGCCGATCGACGAGTTCTTCCGCCAGGAGTCGTTCACGGGCCTGGAAGAACGCCTGGCGCACCTCTATCCCGATCCGGCCAGGCGCGATGCCGAGCGGCCGCGTTATGTCGAGCGGCTCGAGTTCGAGATCAACACGATCCTGAACATGGGCTTCCCCGGCTACTTCCTGATCGTGGGCGACTTCATCAAGTGGGCCAAGAACAATGGCTGCCCGGTGGGCCCGGGCCGGGGCTCGGGCGCGGGCTCGCTGGTGGCCTATGCACTGAAGATCACCGACCTCGATCCGCTCGAATACAAGCTGCTGTTCGAACGCTTCCTGAACCCCGAGCGCGTCTCGATGCCCGACTTCGACATCGACTTCTGCCAGGGCAACCGCGACCGCGTGATCGACTACGTCAAGGACAAGTACGGCCGCGACGCCGTGAGCCAGATCGCCACCTTCGGAACGATGGCCGCGCGCGCCGCCATCCGCGACGTGGGGCGCGTGCTCGACATGAGCTACATGTTCTGCGACGGCATCAGCAAGCTCATTCCCAACAAGCCGGGCCAGCCCGTCACGATCCAGTACCCGCCGAACCCCAAGGTGGAGGGCGACAAGAACAACTACGCCATCGAGATGGAGCCGCAGCTCGCGGCGCGCATCGAGAAGGAAGAAGAAGTGCGCATGCTGGTCGAGCTGGCGCAGAAGCTCGAAGGCATGACCCGCAACATCGGCATGCACGCGGGCGGCGTGCTGATTGCGCCCGGCAAGCTCACCGACTTCTGCCCGCTCTACCAGCAGCCCGGCAGCGACTCGGCCGTGAGCCAGTACGACAAGGACGACGTGGAGGCGATCGGCCTCGTGAAGTTCGACTTCCTGGGCTTGGCCACGCTCACCATCCTCGAGATTGCGAAAGAGTTCATCGTCAAGCGCCACAAGGGCCAGGAGAACTTCGCGTACGAGAACATCTTGCTCGACGACCGCGAGACCTACAAGCTGTTCTCCGAAGGCAAGACCGAAGCGGTGTTCCAGTTCGAAAGCCGCGGCATGCAGGGCATGCTGAAGGATGCGCGGCCAACGCGGCTCGAAGACCTGATCGCGCTCAATGCGCTCTACCGTCCAGGTCCGATGGACCTGATCCCGAGCTTCGTGGCGCGCAAGCACGGCCGCGAAGAGGTGGAGTACCCGCACCCGGCCGTGGCCGAGATGCTCTCCGAAACCTACGGGATCATGGTCTACCAGGAGCAGGTGATGCAGACCGCGCAGATCCTGGGCGGCTACTCGCTCGGCGGCGCCGACCTGCTGCGCCGCGCCATGGGCAAGAAAAAGCTCGAGGAGATGGCCGAGCACCGCGAGAAATTCCGCGCGGGCGCGCTCTCGACACATGGCATCCCGCAGGACAAGGCCGACGAGATCTTCGACCTGATGGAGAAGTTCGCGGGCTACGGCTTCAACAAGTCGCACGCCGCCGCCTACTCGCTGCTGGCGTACCACACGGGGTGGCTCAAGGTCCACTACACGGCCGAGTTCTTCTGCGCCAACATGACCGTGGAAATGGACGACACCGACAAGCTCAAGGTGTTGTTCGAAGACGCGCAGAAGAATTTCGGCATCACTTTCGAGCCGCCGGACGTGAACCGCGGCAACTACCGCTTCGAGCCCGTCACCGACAAGGTGATCCGCTATGGCCTGGGGGCCGTCAAGGGCACGGGCCAGCTCGCGGTCGAGGCCGTGGTGCGGGCGCGGGAAGAGGGCGGGCCGTTCAAGAGCCTGTTCGACTTCTGCGTGCGCATCGACCGCCAGCGCATCAACAAGCGCACGGTCGAGGCGCTCATCAAGGCTGGCGCCTTCGATGCGATCCAGCAGAACCGCGCCTCGCTCATTGCCTCGGTCGACCGCGCCTTCGAGTTCGCATCGGCCACCGAGGCCAATGCGGCGCAGGTCGACATCTTCGGCGACAGCGAGCACGGCTCGGCCACGCAGGAGCCCGAACTGGTGGACGCCACGCCCTGGGGCGTGAAGGAGCGGCTCACCTTCGAGAAGACGGCCGTGGGCTTCTATCTCTCGGGCCACCTGTTCGACGAGGTGGCGCACGAGGTGCGGCGCTTCTGCAAGCGCGAGATCGGCGACCTGATGGACACGCGCGACCAGCAGGTGATCGCGGGCATCGTGAGCGATTTCCGCGTGATCAACGGCCAGCGCGGGCGCCTGGCGATCTTCAAGCTCGACGACAAGTCCGACGCCATCGACGCCACCGCCGACGAGGCGCTGATCAACGCGAACCGCAACACCTTGAAGGACGACGAACTGGTGATCGTGAGCGGCCGGCTCCAGCCGGGCCGCGGCGGCTTCGAAGCGCGCTTTCAGGTGCAGCAAGTGTGGGACCTGGCCACCGCGCGCTGCCGCTTCGGAAAATTCCTGCGGGTGGCCGTCAACGGCAAGGCGCCCGACATCGCGCGCCTGGTGAAAGACTTTCCGCCGCGCACCGAGCAGAGCGAGCACGGCGATCTGGTGCAGGGGCTGCCGGTGCGCCTGTCGATGGCGCGCGGCGGTGCGCAGGTCGAACTGCAGCTGGGCGAGCGCGCCAGGTTCTTCCCGACCGACGCCGCGCTCGCCAGCTGGACGGCGCAGGCGGAGGCGGGCAAGGCCTCGGTGATCTACGAGTGAAACGAATGAGCCGCGAGGCGGCCGGGCGCGCGTAGCGCCTGGCCGGCCCCGTTAGCGCTTGGGCCGCAGCGAGACGATCAGCGAGGGGAAGATGCGCCCGTCGGTGTCGCGTGGCAGCTTGTCGGTCTTGTGCAGGCCGCGCTCGGCGGCTTCGTCCCAGCTGGGCAGTCCGCTCGACTTGGTCAGCTTGACGCCGACGATGGTGCCGTCCGG
This genomic window from Variovorax paradoxus contains:
- a CDS encoding ABC transporter substrate-binding protein is translated as MDSSRREWLGKACGALLLGGGVHLPALSQSNRAAGARVVLLGQSVPLTGAASEIGLAFAAGSRLAVGDFNERNAASGLQLKLLQLDDGYDAARAAANARTLLGTDKADMLFGFVGTASSDAGANVAAQQGSLLFAPFAAADALREASHPHVFHVRPGMIDEALKIVRQCATVGQTRIALVADDDAMGRAGLAAVQQAIKELKLPALVATAMVPAGGDKLDTALKTVQQQAPQAIVLVSLSGTTANAIRKLRKSGYSGSFMAFSIVGIDPLYAELGKDIGGIVISQVVPSPRPSAIPIVKEYRAAVDNSDQTPSYEGLEGFIAAKVVGEAVRRAGRGFTTASLQRVMTAMTDYDVGGFRVNLRPGLRDASRNIDLISISADGRVLR
- the trmB gene encoding tRNA (guanosine(46)-N7)-methyltransferase TrmB, whose product is MTFPDTVPHDLPPSDDDNDDAAADKPHPLHRRLKSFVKRAGRTTDGQARAFAELGPLFLIPYKPEPLDLTAAFGGRAAPTVLEIGFGMGEATAHIATVLPETNFLCCEVHEPGVGALLKRIGEQSITNIRICAHDAVDVLDHMLLPGTLAGVHVFFPDPWHKKRHNKRRLIQPEFVKKLAGHLRPGGYIHCATDWQPYAEQMLEVLSAEPLVRNTAEGYAPKPEYRPLTKFENRGIKLGHGVWDLVFRRA
- the gluQRS gene encoding tRNA glutamyl-Q(34) synthetase GluQRS; its protein translation is MRATGRFAPSPTGPLHAGSLVAALASWLDVRARGPKARWLIRIEDADTERCLPGMGEHILRQLTDCGLLPDEAPVWQTQRTARYEAALAKLQALGLAYPCGCSRKDIDEALARLGRPHTRHGERVYPGTCRDGLHGKPARAWRFAAEKFEATQPALARGELCWTDRRLGRQCQDVGREVGDFVLRRADGPWAYQLAVVVDDAEQGVTDVVRGEDLADNTARQILLQRALGLPTPSYLHTPLVRGADGDKLSKQNGATAIDTATPEAALVALDAAACVLGLRAATAASCAAALAGWVPEWRDLYNSRPQ
- a CDS encoding NAD(P)/FAD-dependent oxidoreductase, with protein sequence MTTRATAKPAVRHRTTPAAPRHYAVVGAGIAGVACARTLVQAGHKVTVFERDAAPGGRMASVDTAFGRFDSGAQYFTVRDPRFALALEATPNLCRPWSANLVRVLDAHGRVAEAALPGRESHWVAQPGMDALVAHWAAPLGDSLVFDTQVTQIEADALDPKRWQLRTAGEDDSQHVYSGFDAVLLAVPPSRTRVLLGDGKLSASISQKIEPVRIAPCWTLMIAFPQANQANMSHLGPQWNAARSTHHRVAWLARESSKPGRERVERWTLQASAAWSQEHLRDDAPRVEAKLLRAFAEITGIHAAPTHAQARCWNEAQTQVPVGKSHLWDAKARIGVAGDWCTGHRVEDAFLSGLSLALAVI
- a CDS encoding type II toxin-antitoxin system RelE/ParE family toxin; this encodes MKVVFLRSAEADLMDLRRYIVKNFGTGTWAASYGKIKDSIAIIAAHPHAGRIPGELESLDIGQYRQVISGLNRIIYEVREDTIYIHVVCDTRRDLKNLLMRRMTGPR
- a CDS encoding type II toxin-antitoxin system Phd/YefM family antitoxin, whose protein sequence is MKFSTQVKPISYLKSHAADIVKTISENREPMVITQNGEAKLVVMDVRSYEEQEETLALLKILSLGHREIEQGQFRAAAEVLARLDDEDAQ